A region from the Niabella agricola genome encodes:
- a CDS encoding sensor histidine kinase: MNDLTRQQLVSENVLFRFLISPDRRIFRHLLLIAFIGAVLYNSTSVIANPIIIFLYFIILFYVNMYVLVPKLLFRNRNIEYCLSVLSILVIVAIGGHFFNPFKRENGLNIPLFSFLTVLLLAASASIKLFQKGMMDKQLIYELEQSKTYAELKQLKNQINPHFLFNMLNNANVLTRKDPGKASQVLMKLSDLLRYQLYDSARDKVLLTSDIHFLEDFLNLEKVRRDSFDFLISKEGDLSGVQIPPLLFIPFVENAVKHNNDATKTSFVNLYFDVRNDALFFKCVNSKPVHRSANNTGGLGLANVKRRLELLFPGTHRLHIEDDSDCYCVTLIIEL; encoded by the coding sequence ATGAATGATTTGACCCGGCAACAACTTGTCAGCGAGAACGTGCTTTTTCGTTTCCTGATTTCCCCTGACCGAAGGATCTTCCGGCATCTGCTGCTCATCGCTTTTATAGGCGCTGTATTGTACAACAGTACTTCTGTAATAGCAAACCCTATCATAATATTTCTCTATTTTATTATATTATTCTATGTGAATATGTATGTGCTGGTGCCAAAGCTTTTGTTCAGGAACAGAAATATCGAGTACTGCTTATCCGTGCTCAGCATCCTTGTTATCGTGGCTATTGGGGGGCATTTTTTTAATCCATTTAAAAGAGAAAACGGGTTGAATATTCCGCTTTTTTCCTTTCTTACCGTCCTGTTGTTGGCGGCCTCCGCTTCTATTAAACTGTTTCAGAAGGGAATGATGGATAAGCAATTGATCTATGAGCTGGAGCAGTCGAAAACTTATGCGGAATTGAAACAATTGAAAAACCAAATCAACCCGCACTTCTTGTTCAATATGCTAAATAATGCCAATGTTCTAACCAGGAAAGATCCCGGAAAAGCATCGCAGGTTCTAATGAAGTTGAGCGATTTGTTGCGCTACCAGCTTTATGACAGCGCAAGAGATAAAGTGTTGCTGACTTCAGATATTCATTTCCTAGAAGATTTTTTGAACCTGGAAAAAGTACGGCGCGATAGTTTTGATTTTCTGATTTCAAAGGAGGGCGATTTGAGCGGTGTGCAAATTCCTCCGCTGCTATTCATTCCATTTGTTGAAAATGCAGTAAAGCACAACAATGATGCAACAAAAACGTCCTTTGTAAACCTGTATTTTGATGTCAGAAATGACGCGCTTTTCTTTAAATGCGTCAACTCCAAACCTGTGCACAGGTCTGCTAATAACACGGGCGGATTAGGGTTGGCAAATGTCAAACGAAGGCTGGAGCTTTTGTTTCCCGGAACACACCGCTTACATATTGAAGATGATTCAGATTGCTATTGCGTTACCTTAATTATAGAGCTATGA
- a CDS encoding TonB-dependent receptor — protein MRYRIIYTLLLIAISYGVYSQEKVTLSGIITVKANTETIIGATIFIPEANISTVTNAYGYYSITLPRGTYTIVVSYVGFDPVEEQVTLQENTRKDFAMPEKSKTLDEVQIKYNSSVGNIRVPEMSVNKLSISTVKKMPAVMGEVDILKAILQLPGVSNAQEGATGFNVRGGSVDGNLILLDEAVVYNTSHLFGFFSVFNADVIKDLKLYKGGIPANFGGRTSSVLDIYQKEGNNKEYHIAGGIGAISSRLLAEGPIVKDRSSFVVAGRASYAHLFLKLADNPNAVSFYDLNAKLNYKINEYNRIFLSGYFGKDKMDFSNFFSNNYGNSFFNLRWNHVFSDKLFSNASIIYSKYNYGLKIKYAGIDWTSDIRNYNLKYNFSHHLSDKLVLNYGINSIYYQFNPGSIKPMYAISPINAEQIEKKYAWENALYISAEQKLSNKIALTYGLRYSNFQQLGEQHVNNYADNQAVYFNPELQIYEEGTPTGITYYKKNKKITGFGNLEPRLAISYAINNNQSIKASYNRMSQYIHLISNTASVSPLDIWAPSDQYLKPEILDQVALGYFWNLKNGKYSLETEAFYKKTKNKADYIDGAELIARKAIEQVLLNGAARAYGLEVMLKKHTGNLTGWFSYTLSRAEQRTPGRTAEEPGINNGEWYRANHDKTHNLSFTATYQLTKKWNLGGLFTYQTGKAATYPIGKYQYQGITIANYGVRNANSLPAYHHLDLSATYTPKPNSKKRWKSEWVFSIYNVYNRSNAASMMFEQNRETGLSEAKRISIFGIVPGVAYNFRF, from the coding sequence ATGAGATACAGAATCATTTATACGCTGTTGTTGATAGCCATTTCGTACGGCGTCTATTCCCAAGAGAAGGTTACATTAAGTGGCATAATCACCGTAAAAGCAAACACCGAAACAATAATCGGTGCAACTATTTTCATTCCTGAAGCTAACATTTCAACAGTAACCAATGCGTATGGTTATTATTCGATCACGCTGCCCAGGGGAACGTATACAATCGTTGTCAGCTATGTGGGATTTGATCCTGTTGAAGAGCAGGTTACCCTGCAGGAAAATACCAGGAAAGACTTTGCAATGCCTGAAAAAAGCAAAACCTTAGATGAAGTTCAGATAAAATACAATAGCTCTGTTGGCAATATACGGGTACCGGAAATGAGTGTAAACAAGCTCTCGATCTCTACTGTCAAAAAAATGCCGGCGGTTATGGGCGAGGTTGATATTTTGAAAGCTATTCTGCAGCTCCCGGGCGTTTCCAATGCACAGGAAGGAGCCACAGGTTTTAACGTTAGAGGAGGTTCGGTCGACGGCAATTTGATCCTGTTAGACGAGGCTGTTGTTTATAATACTTCGCATTTATTCGGTTTTTTCTCTGTTTTCAATGCCGATGTGATTAAAGATCTGAAACTATATAAAGGGGGCATCCCTGCTAATTTTGGCGGACGCACCTCCTCGGTTTTGGATATTTATCAAAAAGAAGGAAATAATAAAGAATACCATATAGCGGGAGGAATCGGGGCCATTTCAAGCAGATTACTGGCAGAAGGTCCTATTGTAAAAGACAGAAGTTCGTTTGTGGTTGCCGGGCGTGCTTCTTATGCGCATTTGTTTCTAAAGCTGGCAGACAACCCCAATGCCGTTTCGTTTTATGATTTAAACGCCAAACTGAATTACAAGATCAACGAGTATAACCGGATCTTTCTTTCAGGATATTTTGGAAAGGATAAAATGGATTTTAGCAATTTTTTCAGCAACAACTATGGAAACTCATTTTTTAATCTTCGCTGGAATCATGTTTTTTCCGATAAACTTTTCTCCAATGCATCGATCATTTACAGCAAGTACAATTATGGCCTCAAAATAAAATATGCCGGCATTGATTGGACTTCTGATATCCGCAATTATAACCTAAAGTACAATTTCAGCCATCATCTGTCTGATAAGCTGGTATTGAATTATGGTATTAATTCCATTTATTACCAATTCAACCCCGGTAGCATAAAGCCTATGTATGCTATATCCCCGATCAATGCCGAACAGATTGAAAAAAAATACGCCTGGGAAAATGCGCTGTACATCAGCGCCGAACAAAAGCTTTCAAATAAAATAGCATTGACTTATGGATTACGATATAGCAATTTTCAACAGCTGGGAGAACAGCATGTAAATAATTATGCCGATAACCAGGCGGTGTATTTCAATCCCGAGTTGCAAATCTATGAAGAGGGAACGCCCACAGGGATCACCTATTATAAGAAAAACAAAAAGATAACTGGCTTTGGAAATTTAGAGCCGCGCCTGGCAATTTCCTATGCCATCAATAACAACCAGTCCATTAAGGCAAGTTATAACCGGATGAGTCAGTATATCCATTTAATTTCCAACACAGCCTCCGTCTCCCCGCTCGATATTTGGGCGCCGAGTGACCAATATTTAAAACCAGAAATCCTCGACCAGGTGGCATTGGGTTATTTCTGGAATTTGAAAAACGGGAAATATTCTTTGGAAACTGAAGCTTTTTACAAAAAGACCAAAAACAAAGCAGATTATATTGACGGCGCCGAACTCATTGCCCGTAAAGCCATAGAACAGGTGTTGCTAAACGGTGCGGCAAGGGCATACGGACTGGAGGTGATGCTGAAGAAGCATACCGGAAACCTGACGGGCTGGTTTTCCTACACACTTTCCAGGGCAGAGCAGCGAACACCGGGAAGAACTGCAGAAGAGCCGGGTATTAACAACGGCGAATGGTACCGTGCCAACCACGATAAGACGCATAACCTCTCATTTACGGCTACCTATCAATTGACAAAAAAATGGAATTTGGGAGGCCTTTTTACCTATCAAACAGGGAAAGCGGCAACCTATCCCATCGGTAAATACCAGTATCAGGGAATTACGATTGCGAATTACGGAGTGCGGAATGCCAATTCGCTTCCGGCTTATCACCACCTGGATTTATCGGCAACCTATACACCAAAACCCAATAGCAAAAAAAGGTGGAAAAGTGAATGGGTATTTAGTATTTATAATGTGTATAACAGAAGCAACGCTGCATCTATGATGTTTGAGCAAAACAGAGAAACAGGGTTAAGCGAGGCAAAAAGAATATCGATCTTTGGCATTGTTCCGGGTGTGGCGTACAATTTCAGGTTTTAA
- a CDS encoding alpha-N-arabinofuranosidase: protein MKRSLLIVALLCLPLLSNAQKQGTLTLSLRDTGTTISRHIYGHFSEHLGRCIYDGFWVDPAMNVPKKDRIRLDVVEALKKIHIPNLRWPGGCFADEYHWRDGIGPRNNRPKIINTHWGGVTEDNSFGTHEFLELCALLDTEPYIAGNVGSGTVEEMSKWIEYLNASGETPMTRLRKNNGRDRPWNVSFWGVGNESWGCGGNMTPEYYANEYRRYATFARNYPNASLRKIAAGANSADYNWTEVVMKNIPPHMMWGLSLHHYTIPTGKWNQKGSATAFDEKEYFNTMKNCLFMDELITRHAAIMDRFDPEKRVALVVDEWGIWTDVEPGTNPGFLYQQNSLRDALIAATTLNIFNNHADRVRMANLAQTVNVLQSLILTKGPDMLLTPTYYVFDLYQQHMDAKQVPLKIEAPEYANGGQQLPSINASASVDAKGRLCITLVNIDPANDRIIRAPLPGSNYKKISGSILTGTAFTDINTFENKRKVVPAPFTGAQLKGQELSIKLPRLSVVQLLLD from the coding sequence ATGAAACGCAGCTTGCTTATTGTAGCTCTTCTTTGTTTGCCGCTTCTTTCGAATGCGCAAAAACAGGGAACCCTTACCCTGTCTTTAAGGGATACAGGAACCACCATCAGCCGCCATATCTATGGCCATTTTTCAGAGCACCTTGGTCGCTGTATTTACGACGGCTTTTGGGTGGATCCGGCAATGAACGTTCCAAAAAAAGACAGGATCCGCCTGGATGTAGTGGAGGCATTGAAAAAGATACACATTCCCAATTTACGCTGGCCCGGGGGGTGCTTTGCAGATGAATACCATTGGCGGGATGGCATTGGGCCCAGAAATAACCGGCCGAAGATCATCAATACGCACTGGGGTGGGGTAACTGAAGATAATAGTTTTGGCACACATGAATTCCTGGAGCTTTGCGCACTGCTGGATACAGAGCCGTATATAGCCGGAAATGTGGGAAGCGGAACCGTGGAGGAAATGTCGAAGTGGATCGAATACCTGAATGCCTCCGGGGAAACGCCAATGACCCGGTTACGGAAAAACAATGGAAGAGACCGGCCCTGGAATGTAAGCTTCTGGGGGGTGGGAAATGAAAGCTGGGGCTGTGGTGGTAATATGACGCCGGAATACTATGCCAACGAGTACCGGCGCTATGCAACCTTTGCCCGCAACTATCCCAATGCATCCCTGAGAAAGATAGCGGCGGGGGCCAATTCAGCAGATTATAACTGGACGGAAGTAGTGATGAAGAATATTCCCCCGCACATGATGTGGGGGCTCAGCCTGCATCATTATACCATTCCAACCGGAAAATGGAACCAAAAGGGATCCGCTACAGCTTTTGATGAAAAGGAATATTTCAATACGATGAAGAACTGCCTTTTTATGGATGAGCTGATAACCCGGCATGCAGCTATCATGGATCGGTTTGATCCTGAAAAGCGTGTGGCACTGGTGGTAGATGAATGGGGGATCTGGACTGATGTGGAGCCGGGCACCAACCCGGGATTCCTGTACCAGCAGAACAGCCTGCGGGACGCGCTGATTGCTGCTACCACCCTGAATATTTTCAACAATCATGCAGACCGGGTTCGGATGGCTAACCTGGCACAAACTGTAAACGTGCTGCAGTCGCTGATTCTTACAAAAGGACCGGATATGCTGCTAACGCCCACTTATTACGTGTTTGACCTGTATCAGCAACATATGGATGCCAAACAGGTACCACTAAAGATAGAAGCACCGGAATATGCAAACGGAGGGCAGCAGCTTCCTTCAATAAATGCTTCAGCCTCTGTGGACGCAAAAGGACGTCTTTGCATTACGTTGGTAAATATTGATCCGGCAAACGATCGTATCATCCGGGCTCCGTTGCCAGGATCGAATTATAAAAAAATAAGCGGTTCCATACTCACCGGCACCGCATTTACAGATATCAATACCTTCGAAAATAAAAGAAAAGTGGTTCCAGCGCCATTTACCGGGGCACAATTAAAAGGACAGGAACTTAGCATAAAGCTTCCCCGGCTTTCTGTGGTACAGCTATTGCTGGATTAG
- a CDS encoding DUF4249 domain-containing protein: protein MKNILKYPMISCGILLLSCTKVVDVDLETAAPKLVVDASIDWVKGTTGNEQKIRLSTTTGYYSAAFPTVSGAEITITNSANIAFHFIENPGTGTYICADFHPVIGETYTLKIALNGEIYTATETCIGVPNIEKNITQNDNGGLGGDEVEITYYYQDNGNEKNYYLHQVRSPASTFPDYKAKDDERSNGNLMQEYFSDEELKTGDVLNIRLYGISRSYCDYFRKLLAASGAGTGPFQTTPGSVKGNIINQTHFTNFAYGYFRLSEVAEKDYRIQ from the coding sequence ATGAAAAATATACTTAAATACCCGATGATTTCATGCGGTATCCTTTTATTGTCTTGCACAAAAGTAGTAGATGTAGATTTAGAAACGGCAGCACCCAAATTGGTCGTTGATGCATCGATTGACTGGGTAAAGGGAACGACAGGCAATGAACAAAAAATCAGGCTCTCCACTACAACCGGATACTATAGTGCGGCATTCCCAACAGTTTCCGGAGCGGAAATCACTATAACTAATTCAGCAAACATTGCCTTTCATTTTATAGAAAACCCCGGAACGGGCACCTATATCTGCGCCGATTTTCATCCGGTTATCGGTGAAACCTATACGTTAAAAATAGCTTTAAACGGAGAAATTTATACCGCAACCGAAACCTGCATTGGCGTGCCGAACATAGAGAAAAATATTACGCAGAATGACAACGGAGGGTTGGGAGGAGATGAAGTTGAGATCACTTACTACTATCAGGACAATGGAAACGAAAAGAATTACTATCTGCACCAGGTTCGATCACCTGCATCAACGTTCCCGGATTACAAAGCCAAGGACGACGAGCGCAGTAATGGCAACCTGATGCAGGAATATTTTTCAGACGAGGAGCTGAAGACCGGAGATGTGCTTAACATCAGGCTGTATGGAATTTCCAGGAGCTATTGTGATTATTTCAGAAAATTATTAGCGGCATCCGGTGCCGGAACCGGGCCGTTTCAAACAACACCCGGTTCGGTGAAAGGAAATATTATCAATCAGACCCATTTTACAAACTTTGCTTACGGATACTTCCGGTTATCGGAGGTAGCCGAAAAGGATTACAGAATACAGTAA